A section of the Candidatus Omnitrophota bacterium genome encodes:
- a CDS encoding efflux transporter outer membrane subunit, translated as MKRILILIIGIAIFLSGCTMAPKYKKPQAPISSNWPTGDAYSTDKQAANVKDVTKLKWREFFTDPRLQTIIQTAIHNNRDLRLAVLNVEKARALYGISWSKLLPVVDADAGYSKQKYSSDFVAAGTPDTIKQYSANLGIAAWEIDFFGRIRSLSKQALEDYFATEEARRSAQITLLSEVARAYMIIAADRENLKLAQSTLEAQKGVYNLVLQKYKLNLVNEIDLQRSRTQVDTAMGDVVLYTQQLAKDQNALNLLAGSVVPENLLPAGLTEITPLTDIFPGLSSEVLLRRPDIISAEHKLKGAYANIGAARAAFFPTISLTTTLGSASNQFSGLFSGGRGTWSYAPQVVMPIFDPSIWFAYRVSETSRKIALAQYEKTIQTAFKEVADVLAVQGTVNQQIVLQQSMVDSAQKVYTLSSKRYTNGIDSYLSVLDAQRSLYRAQRELILMQLSKLVNEVKAYAVLGGGGLDDTVEQRRDNRGSFEEKILSLLDQKFRK; from the coding sequence ATGAAACGAATACTTATTTTGATTATAGGAATTGCTATTTTCCTGAGTGGCTGTACTATGGCTCCGAAGTATAAGAAGCCGCAAGCTCCGATTTCCAGCAATTGGCCTACAGGGGATGCTTATTCTACAGACAAACAGGCAGCTAATGTTAAGGATGTTACTAAATTAAAATGGCGAGAATTTTTTACTGATCCGAGATTGCAAACGATTATTCAGACGGCTATACATAATAACCGAGACCTGCGGCTTGCTGTTTTGAATGTTGAAAAGGCACGGGCATTATACGGAATTTCGTGGTCTAAGTTGTTGCCGGTTGTTGATGCCGATGCAGGGTATAGTAAGCAAAAATATTCTTCTGATTTTGTGGCCGCGGGAACTCCGGATACAATCAAACAATATAGCGCTAATTTAGGCATAGCTGCTTGGGAGATTGATTTTTTCGGCCGTATTCGTAGCCTTAGTAAGCAGGCATTGGAAGATTATTTTGCTACAGAGGAGGCCCGTCGCAGCGCGCAGATTACGCTTTTGTCTGAAGTTGCCAGAGCGTATATGATTATTGCTGCAGACCGGGAGAATCTTAAATTAGCTCAGTCCACACTTGAGGCGCAGAAAGGCGTATATAATTTAGTATTGCAAAAATATAAACTTAATCTTGTAAATGAAATTGATTTACAGCGGTCCAGAACCCAGGTGGATACTGCTATGGGAGATGTCGTGCTTTACACGCAACAGTTAGCAAAGGATCAAAACGCGTTAAATCTTCTGGCTGGTTCTGTAGTGCCGGAAAATCTATTGCCTGCTGGCTTGACAGAAATTACTCCGCTTACCGATATTTTCCCCGGGCTATCTTCCGAGGTATTGCTTAGGCGCCCGGATATTATAAGTGCGGAACACAAATTAAAAGGCGCCTATGCTAATATTGGGGCAGCCCGTGCTGCTTTTTTCCCTACTATTTCACTTACAACTACTCTTGGTTCGGCAAGCAATCAATTCTCTGGTTTATTCTCAGGCGGTAGGGGTACGTGGAGCTATGCGCCACAAGTTGTGATGCCAATTTTTGATCCAAGTATATGGTTTGCATATAGAGTTAGTGAAACGTCTCGCAAAATAGCACTGGCTCAATATGAAAAAACCATTCAAACAGCCTTCAAGGAAGTAGCTGATGTCCTTGCTGTGCAAGGCACAGTTAACCAGCAAATAGTGTTGCAGCAATCTATGGTTGATTCCGCGCAGAAAGTTTATACCCTTTCAAGCAAGCGCTATACAAATGGAATTGATAGCTACTTGAGTGTTCTTGATGCGCAGCGATCGCTTTACAGGGCACAGCGGGAGCTCATCCTCATGCAGTTATCCAAGTTGGTTAACGAGGTAAAGGCTTATGCGGTATTGGGTGGAGGAGGATTGGATGATACGGTTGAGCAGAGGCGGGATAACCGTGGTTCCTTTGAGGAAAAGATTCTTTCATTGTTAGATCAAAAGTTTAGAAAATAG